From the genome of Pelosinus fermentans DSM 17108:
AATGTGCTTGATGCTAGTGGTTTTAGATTATACCAAGTCTTAATCAGAAGCGTTATTTTCTATAGCTTTATTTAAAGCGCTGATTAATGTCGTTATGTCGATGCCGTGAGCTGCTGCTCCTTGTCCAATATTCTCAAATCGTGCAGCTGCACAACCAAAACATCCCATACCATGATCGCGAAAAACAGCAACCGTCTGGGGATATTGTTCAACAACTTCTGAAATTCTCATATTTTCGGTAATAAGCATAAACAACCTCCTAATATATAATTATTAATACATAGTTTTAGCGAACGATACTATTTTATACGAACTAGAGGCTAGTATTTTTTGCAAAAGAGAGGTAGAATATTGTAGATAAAGATAAAATAGGGGTCATATGATAAAAGGCGGTGGCAAAAATTGAATATAAAAAAGGGGCAAATTAATATTGTAATAGGTTTAATAATTATTTTTTTCTTGATTGCCCTTTCTAAAATCGGTACCCATTCAGTAGTAGCAAGCTATAATAAAAACAATCCTATTAATCTTCAAGAAGTACCTATTTTAAATTATCATAAAGTGGATATATTAAATCATGCTTTATCTATTTCACCACGAGAGTTTGAAGACCAAATGGAGTATTTATATCAAAATGGTTATCATACGATTACTCCTGATCAACTTATGGCTTATTTAAAATCGGGTAAACCATTGCCGGACAAACCGATTTTGATTACCTTTGATGATGGCTATCTTGATAATTATACAAATGCATATCCTATTTTGAAAAAATACGGTTTTACAGGAACTATTTTTATTGTCACGAATTTTATTAGTAAAGATGAGCGGTTTATGACTTGGGATCAAATAAAAGAAATGCAGCAAAACGGTATGATTTTTGGCTCTCATACTGCAAATCATAAATCCCTTACAGGTCTTACGAAGGAACAAGTTCTAGATGAACTTAGCCAATCCCGTGATGAAATAGCCCGCCAATTAGGTAAGGCTCCCAAGTATTTTGCCTATCCAACGGGCACTTATAATGAAGAAATTGAAGACATGGTGAGAAAAACAGGATATAAGGCCGCATTCACCATTGAATATGGGCAGGTTAGTGCTGATAGCGATGTGTTTCTTTTGCAGCGTATTCCTATTTTTAAAGGGCAAAAAACGTTTCGAAGTTTCTTCATTCGCTTAAACGGTGCACCCGTCTTAGAAGAACTGGGTATTATAAAAAATTAAATATTTCAGATAAGAACTAGGACAAAAGACTTTGAAGATGGGTCTTTTGTCTTTTATTTTTAAATGATGAAGAATTCCTTAAGGATTAAGAAGGATTTTATTTTATAAAGATAGAACACTAAAAGTGGGTAATTGTGGTGGGAAGTGGTAGAGGAATCAAAATGGTGGTGGTAAAATTATGTTAATGGGTGAGTACCTTCATACGATTGATGATAAGGGAAGACTCATTTTACCTGCCAAGTTCCGTGAGGAGTTGGGAGAAAATTTTATTGTTACCAAAGGCCTTGATAATTGTTTGTTTATATATGAAAAAAAGGAATGGGATATTTTAGCAAGCAAGCTAAAGCAATTACCGCTAGCAAAACCTGAAGCCAGAGCCTTCGTACGATTCTTTTTTTCTGGTGGAGCGGAGATCTCTTGTGATAAACAAGGGCGAATATTACTGCCTAATACTCTTAGGGAATATGCCCAACTTGATAAAGATGTCACAGTGATTGGCGTTTCAAATCGTATTGAACTTTGGAATCGCAGCAGCTGGGATGCTTATAATGAAAAGATTGCTCCTACAGTAGCCCAAATTGCTGAAAGCTTAGTTGATTTAGGTATATAAAGTTGAATATAGTGTGAAAATATAGTGCTTATGAATTTGAATGGGGTGAGTGACTACTGTGGAATTTCATCATGTTAGTGTGTTATTAAAAGAGAGTGTGTCTGCATTGGTAACGAATCCTGAAGGTATTTATGTTGATTGTACATTAGGTGGAAGTGGACATGCTGAACATGTTGTCAAACAATTGGGGACATCGGGGCGATTCATTGGCATTGATCAGGATCCAGCTGCGATAGAAACGGGAAAAATTAAGTTGTCCAATTCCAAGTGCAGAGTCGATATCGTACAGAATAATTTTCAAAATATTGGACTTGTCTTAGATGAGTTAGAAGTAAATAAGGTGGACGGCGTATTATTTGATTTAGGGGTATCGTCACATCAGCTGGATATTGCTGAAAGAGGATTTTCTTATATGCAAGATGCACCTTTAGATATGCGTATGAATCCAAATAGTGATTTTTCTGCTTATGATATTGTGAATAATTATTCGGAAAATCAATTGACAGATATTATTATTACTTATGGAGAAGAGCGTTGGGCCAAGAGAATTGCGAAGTTCATCATTGAATTTCGAAGTGGTAAAGCGATAGAAACTACTGGAGAATTAGTAGATATCATAAAAAGGGCGATTCCGTCAGCAGCAAGGCGCGATGGACCACATCCAGCGAAAAGAACATTTCAGGCCATACGTATTGAAGTAAACAATGAGCTGGGAATTCTAAAAGATGCTTTTACAACTTCCATAGAGAGACTTGCTTTGGGCGGGAGATTGTGTATTATTACATTTCATTCCTTGGAAGACCGGATTGCGAAGCAGACTTTACAGATGATGGCAAAAGGATGTATTTGTCCAAAAGCATTGCCGATATGTATGTGTAATAATAAACCGCAGATTAAAATCTTAGGTAAACCGATTGTTCCATCAGTGAATGAGTTAGAAGAGAATCCACGGGCGCGGAGTGCTAAGCTGCGCGTAGCGGAAAAAATAAATTTATAAAAATTGGTGTAATATCATGGGAACTACAATTGTTCTAATTTTAAGGAAGGGGAATATACATGTTAGTAAATAAAAAACAAGATTGGGATATTTATCAACAACCAGAAGTCCCATCCATTAAAAAAAAGTATTTAGTAAAACCTGATATTGCGCTACGAGTGAAATGCTTAACAATAGTTACTATGATTATAGTAGCAGCCATGTTTTTAACTGCATCAAGCGAAGCAATTATACGCTCTGGTTATGAGTTAGTGCAAATGAAAGTAGAAGTCATTAAACTGGAAAAAGAAAATGAATTATTGCAATTAGAGATTGCGAAATTAAAGTCACCGCAGCGTATTCAGAGTATAGCTACAACTCAGCTAGGTATGGTAATGCCGCAAAATATATATTGTGCGGAAAGTTCATCAAAAAGTTCTAATTTGAATACCGAAGGAGAAAAAAGTATAGTAAGTATGCTGCTAAATCGTAAGAGTCAATAATTAAAAATTGGGGGAGTGCCCATTGGCGTCATCATCACATGTTACCATTAGGAAAAGGGTGGCCTGTCTTTTTCTACTGATTGCGGTAATTATGTCAGGACTTGGTTTTCGTCTAATGTATCTCCAATTTTACAGAAGCAATTGGTTAACAGAAAATGCTATCGACCAGCGGGTGAGAGATATTCCCGTAGAGGCAAAGCGGGGTACTATTTTTGATCGTAATGGGAGAGAGCTTGGTGTGAGTATAAGTTCTGAATCTGTATACGCAATACCAGCTGAAATAGTAGATGTAGAAGGAACGGCAGCCAGATTGGCTGCTATTTTGACGTTAGACAGGGATAAATTAACGGCAAAATTGAAAAGACGTCAGGCATTTACTTGGGTGAAGCGGAAAGTAGATGGAGAAATCGCCAAAGAAATACATATGCTTAATTTACCAGGAATCGGATTGACCCAGGAAAATCAGCGTTATTATCCTAATGATAATCTAGCAGCTCATATACTGGGGTTTACGGGAATTGATAGTCAAGGGTTAGACGGAGTAGAATTAACTTTTGACAGCTATTTGAAGGGACGCAGCGGAAGTATTGTGGTGGAGTATGATGCTCGAGGACAGGAAATACCTTATGCATCTCATCAATTTATAAAGCCGGTAGAAGGGCATAATATTTATCTAACCATTGATATTGTAATTCAACAAATTATTGAACGAGAGCTTGAAAAAGTAATGCAAGACACCAAGGCGCAGGCAGCTACGATTATTGCTATAGAACCTAGTACTGGGGAAATACTAGCCTTGGCGAATCGACCGGATTATAATCCAAATCGTTTTGCAGAATTTTCACCAAAACTATGGAGAAATATTGCTGTTTCTAATGCTTATGAGCCAGGATCTACCTTTAAGATTCTTACCACAACAGCAGCATTAGGAGAGAAAGTAGTGAGTCTTAATGAACGCTTTTTTGATCCAGGATCTGTAGAGGTTCAGGGACGAACCATTCATTGCTGGAAAGATGGCGGGCATGGCAGCCAAACCTTTCAAGAGGTAGTTGAAAACTCTTGTAATGTAGGTTTTGTAAATGTTGGTCTTCGATTAGGTGTTGATTCTTTTTACAAATATTTTACTGCTTTTGGTTTAGGAAAACATACGAATGTTGATTTACCAGGGGAAGCAAAAGGGATCGTTATTGAGAAATCACAGGTTAAGCCGATTAATATTGCTACCATGTCTATGGGGCAAAGTATAGCTGTAACGCCGCTGCAGTTAGTAACAGCAGTAGCAGCAGTGGCTAATGACGGGCAGAGGCTTAGACCCCAGATTGTTCGGGAGGTAAAAGGGAAAGATGGCGAAATTATACGCAGCTTCACCCCGGATATTATCAATCAAGTTGTTGATGTGGCAACTGCTCAGGAAGTTAAAAAAGTATTAGAGAGTGTTGTAGCAAATGGTACGGGGAAGAATGCTTATATCGAAGGATTCCGTATTGCAGGTAAGACTGGTACCGCTCAGAAAGTCGGAGCCGGAGGATATATGCCAGGCAAATACGTCGCTTCTTTTGTTGGGTTTGCGCCAGCTGATAAGCCGCAGATTGTAATGGTTGTCATTATTGATGAACCTGTAGGCTTATATTATGGCGGCCAAATAGCAGCTCCTGTTTTTACTGGCATAATGAATGATGTCTTACAATATTTAAAGATTGCACCAAAAATTGCAGAAGCAGATGCAAATACAACAAAGGAAACTCACGTAGTTGTGCCAAGTGTTATAAACTTATTAGTTGCAGAAGCAACGCAGGAACTGAAAAAATCAGGCTTATCTGTAAGAGTTGAGGAGTCAGGTGAACGTGTGGCGGATCAGATACCAAAACCGGGTAGCCGTATGCCAAAAGATTCTAGTGTCTTATTATATACGATGACCCCAAGATACGGTGCAGGAGAGATTACAGTTCCTGATTGTACCGGACAGTCGCTGCGTGAGGCGGCAGATACATTAGCTGAGGTGGGACTACGAATCAAACCTATAGGGGTGGGAACAAAAGCGATAAAACAAGAACCTTTAGCAGGCACTAAGGTATTGCCTGGAAGTGAAATTACAATGTTCTTTGAATAACTTTTTAAAAAGTAAAAAGAGAAAAATATGTACTGGAAAAGGATAAATAAGTAATTTTAAGTAATAGAAAGTTTGCTGATATGGTAATCTGCACATGGTTATGATAATATTGGTAACAATGGTAATAATAGTTGACATATAGGAGGTATTCTCATGAAAAAAAAATTGCAAGAATTAATTGATTTATTACCAAATGCGATAATAGAAGGAAATGAGAAAGTCGCAGAAACAGTAATTGCAGATTTAGCTCAGGACTCTCGTAAAATCACACCAGGAACTTTATTTGTTTGCTTATCTGGTGCTAAAACAGATGGTCACGATTATATTGTGCAGGCCTGTCACCAAGGCGCAGTAGCCGTTTTGGTTGAAAAAGATATTGATATCATTCCTCAGGGGTTAACAGTTATAAAAGTAGCGAATACTCGAGAAGCGATGATCAAGATTGCTCCATATTTTTTTGAATATCCAAGTTGCAAATTACGCATGATTGGAGTTACAGGGACAAATGGTAAAACCACCACCACTTATTTAATCAGAAGTATCTTACAACAGGCTGGGTTTCATGTAGGAGTGATCGGGACGATTCAAAACAGTATTGGTGATAAAATAATACCTACTCAAAATACTACGCCTGATGTTATTGATTTACAAAGACTGTTAGCCGAGATGGCAGAGGCTAATATGGATTACGTAGTTATGGAAGTGTCTTCCCATGCTCTTGCTCTTAATCGAGTGGCTGGTTGTGAATTTGATGTTGGTATCTTTACGAATATGACTCGCGATCATTTAGATTTTCATGTAACCTTTGAGGGGTATTTAGAAGCGAAAACAAGATTATTTCAATTACTTAGTAGTAAGGATAATCAGAAAGAGGGCAAGACAGCTATTATTAATACAGATGATAAGGCTGCTGCATTTATATTAGAACGTACGGGATGCAACACAATTACATACGGTATTGAAAATTATGCGGATTTACAGGCTAAAAATACGAATATTCAAGCGAAAGGCGCGGAATTTGATATTATTGGTTCTTTTGGCATTATGCCATTGCAACTCAAAATAACGGGATTGTTTAATGTTTATAATGTTTTGTCAGCAGTAGGTGCAGCTTTGGCTGAGGGTATTGATGTTCCTATTATTAAAGCTGCTTTGGAAGCGTTTCAAAGCGTATCAGGCAGATTTGAGCTGGTAGATGGAGGGCAACCTTTTAGTATCATTGTAGATTATGCTCATACGCCGGATGGGCTGGAAAATATTTTAAAAACTGCCAAACAAATCGCTAAAAAACGTATTATTGTAGTCTTTGGTTGTGGTGGCGATCGCGATAAGACGAAAAGACCAATTATGGGGAAATTAGCTGTACAATATGGCAATATTGTAATTGCTACATCTGACAATCCTCGAACGGAAGATCCCCAGAGTATCTTGAGTGAGATTGAAGTAGGTATTCAGGATTCGCTGACACCAGGAAAGATTTATGAGAAAATTGTTGATAGGCGCCAAGCAATTGAGCGTGCCCTATCTGTAGCTGAAACGGATGATATTGTAATTATTGCTGGTAAGGGACATGAGAACTACCAGATTCTAAAAGATAGAACCATTCCATTTGATGATAAAGAAGTAGTAAAAGCCATCATCAAGGAGATGAAATAATGGCAGGATTTACAGTTGAAGAAGTTTGTCTTGCTACAAAAGGAACGCTAATTGTTTCTGCACAACCAAAGGGATTTACAGGCGTTTCTACAGATACGCGTACGGTGCAAAAAGGTGACTTATTTATTCCGCTAATTGGTGAAAATTTTGATGGCCATGAGTTTATTCAACAAGCGATAGAAAAGGGTGCGAGTGGTGTTGTTTTTAGCCATAAAGGTATGACACTGCCCCAGTATATTACGGCTATATTCGTTACCGATACTTTATTGGCGTTACAAGATTTGGCACGTTTTCACCGCCAGCGCTTTACTATTCCTGTCGTGGCGATTACCGGATCCAATGGCAAGACGACTACAAAAGATATGGCTGCAGCTGTTTTATCCAATCAGTTTCATGTATTAAAAACAGAGGCAAATTATAATAATGAAATCGGGTTGCCTTTGACATTGCTGCAGCTTACCCAGGAACATGAGGTGGCAGTGGTGGAAATGGGGATGCGAGGCAAGGGGCAAATTCGCCAATTAGCCAATATTGCATTGCCCACAATTGCTATCATAACAAATGTTGGTGAGACTCATCTTGAATTGCTGGGATCCATGGAAGAGATTGCTGCAGCTAAAGCGGAATTACTGGAGGCAATACCAGAAAATGGTGTGTCGATATTAAATGGTGATAATGTTTATGTGCGGGAAAAGGCCAAAGAAGCAAAGAGTCGTATTGTATTTTTTGGGCTGCAAGAAGGCGATATTAGGGCGGATAACATTCATATAAACGCCCAGAGTATAGATTTTGTGTGCCGCACGAATAATAATGCTTTTACAGTAGGCATACCAACGACTGGTAAACATAATGTTTATAATGCTTTAGCTGCAATTGCACTGGGCATGGAATTAGGAATGAATGCTGATAGTATCTCTTCCGGATTTAGAGCTTTTAATGCCAGCCCTATGAGGTTACACATTGAAAAATTTGGTGATTACTTAGTTGTGAATGATGCATATAATGCGAGTCCCATGTCTATGGCAGCCGCTATTGATACAATGCTTGAAGTTGCAAAAGGCCGCAAAGTGGCTGTGCTTGGCGATATGTTAGAATTAGGACCGATTGCAGTATCCGCTCATGAAGCCATTGGGGAAAAACTAGCTCAATGCGGGATTGAAATTGTTGTAACAGTCGGAGAGTTAGCAGCCAGCATTGCTAATAAAGCGAGTTCTTGCGGTATAAGTCAGGTTGTGGACTGCTCTGATCATGAGCAAGCGCAAGCAGAATTAAAGAAGCTGCTTATGCCTGGTGATACGATCTTGATAAAAGGATCAAGAGGAATGAAGATGGAAAAGATTATTAATATGTTCTTATAAAAGCTGTTTTAAGAATGCAGAGATGCTAAGCGTCTAATAAAAATATTTTTAAAACAGGATCTGAAGGGTTTGGAGGTTGAATATGCAGGAGTTGTTATATGCTTCAGCGATGGCATTCATCATAGCTTTAATTATCGGACCCCTGATAATTCCTGTACTTAGCAGGTTGAAGTTTGGGCAAAGTATTAGACAAGAAGGTCCTGAAAGTCATTATGCTAAAGCTGGTACACCGACAATGGGCGGTATTATTATCTTAATTGCTCTTATTATTCCTGTTCTTATCTATGGTGGTAAGAGCCCGGAAATTTGGTTAGCCTTATTTATAACCATTGGGCATGGGTTAATTGGTTTTTTAGATGACTTTATTAAAGTTGTCTTAAAACGTTCGTTAGGGCTAAAAGCAAGGCAAAAACTATTAGGGCAAATTTTTATGGCTGTTGCCTTAGCATATATTGTTACTACTTATATGGGACGGGGTACTGATGTATGGGTACCATTATTAGGCTTTACTGTTGATTTTGGTCCATTGTACTATGTGTTAATTTTTTTAGTGTTGATAGGTACTACTAATGCTGTGAATCTTACAGACGGGCTTGATGGCTTGGCTGCTGGAACGACTACGGTGGCAGCAGTAGCATATGCGGTTATTGCTATGAGCTTTGCAAAACCTGACTTGGCTATTTTTTGTGTAGCATTAGCTGGTGCAAGCCTTGGTTTTTTGAAATATAATGCAAATCCTGCCAAAGTATTTATGGGGGATACTGGTTCATTGGCTTTAGGGGGAGCCTTGGCTGCTGTGGCAGTGATGACGAAAACGGAACTATTGCTTGTTATTGTTGGGGGAGTTTTTGTACTTGAAGCCTGTTCTGTAATTATTCAAGTGGTTTCATTTAAGTTGACAGGCAAGCGCGTATTTCGTATGAGTCCCATACATCATCATTTCGAATTGTCAGGTTGGTCTGAAAAAAAAGTAGTTACGGTATTTTGGTTAGCAGGCGTTGTTTGCAGTCTTATTGCTTTAATTATTCTAGTCGCTAGTCAAACTGGAGGAATATAAAATGCATTTTAAGGGAAAAAAGATCTTAGTACTTGGTGCTGGTATCAGTGGTATCTCTGTTGCCTGTGTTTTACAAAACCGTGGAGCACAGGTAACATTAAGCGATTCTAAATCAGCAGAATTATTAAAGAATAAGGATTTATCGGCTATACATCAATGTGGAGTAACTCTGGCGTTGGGTCAACAGGGAGAGGAATTGCTTCAGGATATAGACTACATCGTACTGTCTCCTGGGATATCAATTGAAATTCCATTAGTAAAAATAGCTAAAGCTAAAAATATTACAGTCATGAGTGAAATTGAAGTAGCATATCAATTGTGTACAGCGCCTATTGTGGCGATTACAGGTACAAATGGTAAGACGACAACAACAACATTGATCGGTGAAATGGTAAAAACAACAGATCGCAATGTAGTTGTAGGGGGAAATATTGGTTTAGCCTTGTCACAAGAAGTGGCTGAAGTGGGGGAAAATGGTATAGTTGTAGCTGAAATATCCAGCTTTCAATTAGAAGGCAGTATTCAT
Proteins encoded in this window:
- the rsmH gene encoding 16S rRNA (cytosine(1402)-N(4))-methyltransferase RsmH encodes the protein MEFHHVSVLLKESVSALVTNPEGIYVDCTLGGSGHAEHVVKQLGTSGRFIGIDQDPAAIETGKIKLSNSKCRVDIVQNNFQNIGLVLDELEVNKVDGVLFDLGVSSHQLDIAERGFSYMQDAPLDMRMNPNSDFSAYDIVNNYSENQLTDIIITYGEERWAKRIAKFIIEFRSGKAIETTGELVDIIKRAIPSAARRDGPHPAKRTFQAIRIEVNNELGILKDAFTTSIERLALGGRLCIITFHSLEDRIAKQTLQMMAKGCICPKALPICMCNNKPQIKILGKPIVPSVNELEENPRARSAKLRVAEKINL
- a CDS encoding UDP-N-acetylmuramoyl-tripeptide--D-alanyl-D-alanine ligase: MAGFTVEEVCLATKGTLIVSAQPKGFTGVSTDTRTVQKGDLFIPLIGENFDGHEFIQQAIEKGASGVVFSHKGMTLPQYITAIFVTDTLLALQDLARFHRQRFTIPVVAITGSNGKTTTKDMAAAVLSNQFHVLKTEANYNNEIGLPLTLLQLTQEHEVAVVEMGMRGKGQIRQLANIALPTIAIITNVGETHLELLGSMEEIAAAKAELLEAIPENGVSILNGDNVYVREKAKEAKSRIVFFGLQEGDIRADNIHINAQSIDFVCRTNNNAFTVGIPTTGKHNVYNALAAIALGMELGMNADSISSGFRAFNASPMRLHIEKFGDYLVVNDAYNASPMSMAAAIDTMLEVAKGRKVAVLGDMLELGPIAVSAHEAIGEKLAQCGIEIVVTVGELAASIANKASSCGISQVVDCSDHEQAQAELKKLLMPGDTILIKGSRGMKMEKIINMFL
- the ftsL gene encoding cell division protein FtsL, which codes for MLVNKKQDWDIYQQPEVPSIKKKYLVKPDIALRVKCLTIVTMIIVAAMFLTASSEAIIRSGYELVQMKVEVIKLEKENELLQLEIAKLKSPQRIQSIATTQLGMVMPQNIYCAESSSKSSNLNTEGEKSIVSMLLNRKSQ
- a CDS encoding DUF1858 domain-containing protein, producing the protein MLITENMRISEVVEQYPQTVAVFRDHGMGCFGCAAARFENIGQGAAAHGIDITTLISALNKAIENNASD
- a CDS encoding stage V sporulation protein D — its product is MASSSHVTIRKRVACLFLLIAVIMSGLGFRLMYLQFYRSNWLTENAIDQRVRDIPVEAKRGTIFDRNGRELGVSISSESVYAIPAEIVDVEGTAARLAAILTLDRDKLTAKLKRRQAFTWVKRKVDGEIAKEIHMLNLPGIGLTQENQRYYPNDNLAAHILGFTGIDSQGLDGVELTFDSYLKGRSGSIVVEYDARGQEIPYASHQFIKPVEGHNIYLTIDIVIQQIIERELEKVMQDTKAQAATIIAIEPSTGEILALANRPDYNPNRFAEFSPKLWRNIAVSNAYEPGSTFKILTTTAALGEKVVSLNERFFDPGSVEVQGRTIHCWKDGGHGSQTFQEVVENSCNVGFVNVGLRLGVDSFYKYFTAFGLGKHTNVDLPGEAKGIVIEKSQVKPINIATMSMGQSIAVTPLQLVTAVAAVANDGQRLRPQIVREVKGKDGEIIRSFTPDIINQVVDVATAQEVKKVLESVVANGTGKNAYIEGFRIAGKTGTAQKVGAGGYMPGKYVASFVGFAPADKPQIVMVVIIDEPVGLYYGGQIAAPVFTGIMNDVLQYLKIAPKIAEADANTTKETHVVVPSVINLLVAEATQELKKSGLSVRVEESGERVADQIPKPGSRMPKDSSVLLYTMTPRYGAGEITVPDCTGQSLREAADTLAEVGLRIKPIGVGTKAIKQEPLAGTKVLPGSEITMFFE
- a CDS encoding polysaccharide deacetylase family protein, which codes for MNIKKGQINIVIGLIIIFFLIALSKIGTHSVVASYNKNNPINLQEVPILNYHKVDILNHALSISPREFEDQMEYLYQNGYHTITPDQLMAYLKSGKPLPDKPILITFDDGYLDNYTNAYPILKKYGFTGTIFIVTNFISKDERFMTWDQIKEMQQNGMIFGSHTANHKSLTGLTKEQVLDELSQSRDEIARQLGKAPKYFAYPTGTYNEEIEDMVRKTGYKAAFTIEYGQVSADSDVFLLQRIPIFKGQKTFRSFFIRLNGAPVLEELGIIKN
- the mraY gene encoding phospho-N-acetylmuramoyl-pentapeptide-transferase — encoded protein: MQELLYASAMAFIIALIIGPLIIPVLSRLKFGQSIRQEGPESHYAKAGTPTMGGIIILIALIIPVLIYGGKSPEIWLALFITIGHGLIGFLDDFIKVVLKRSLGLKARQKLLGQIFMAVALAYIVTTYMGRGTDVWVPLLGFTVDFGPLYYVLIFLVLIGTTNAVNLTDGLDGLAAGTTTVAAVAYAVIAMSFAKPDLAIFCVALAGASLGFLKYNANPAKVFMGDTGSLALGGALAAVAVMTKTELLLVIVGGVFVLEACSVIIQVVSFKLTGKRVFRMSPIHHHFELSGWSEKKVVTVFWLAGVVCSLIALIILVASQTGGI
- the mraZ gene encoding division/cell wall cluster transcriptional repressor MraZ, with the protein product MLMGEYLHTIDDKGRLILPAKFREELGENFIVTKGLDNCLFIYEKKEWDILASKLKQLPLAKPEARAFVRFFFSGGAEISCDKQGRILLPNTLREYAQLDKDVTVIGVSNRIELWNRSSWDAYNEKIAPTVAQIAESLVDLGI
- a CDS encoding UDP-N-acetylmuramoyl-L-alanyl-D-glutamate--2,6-diaminopimelate ligase; translation: MKKKLQELIDLLPNAIIEGNEKVAETVIADLAQDSRKITPGTLFVCLSGAKTDGHDYIVQACHQGAVAVLVEKDIDIIPQGLTVIKVANTREAMIKIAPYFFEYPSCKLRMIGVTGTNGKTTTTYLIRSILQQAGFHVGVIGTIQNSIGDKIIPTQNTTPDVIDLQRLLAEMAEANMDYVVMEVSSHALALNRVAGCEFDVGIFTNMTRDHLDFHVTFEGYLEAKTRLFQLLSSKDNQKEGKTAIINTDDKAAAFILERTGCNTITYGIENYADLQAKNTNIQAKGAEFDIIGSFGIMPLQLKITGLFNVYNVLSAVGAALAEGIDVPIIKAALEAFQSVSGRFELVDGGQPFSIIVDYAHTPDGLENILKTAKQIAKKRIIVVFGCGGDRDKTKRPIMGKLAVQYGNIVIATSDNPRTEDPQSILSEIEVGIQDSLTPGKIYEKIVDRRQAIERALSVAETDDIVIIAGKGHENYQILKDRTIPFDDKEVVKAIIKEMK